The Candidatus Neomarinimicrobiota bacterium DNA segment TTGGCTGGAAAGAATTGCTTCGCTTCCTCCCAGTATTGATAGTAGTCCCAAGTGCCATACCTAAAGAACTGAAAACCGTCGACCCAGGGCACACTGCGGGAAGTCTCGACGATCTGGGGATGGTTTCTCCACCTGTTCTGGTCGGCCAGGGCATAAGACCCGGGCCCCACGCTGTAAAGCCGGCCGTTGGAAATCCCCTTTTCAATATGGTCTTCCCAGCATTGAGGACAGGAGCCCGTCAGCATCCCGTAGAATTCATTTCCCGTTGTCCAGTGGTAATGCATGGGGGTCAACTGATCGATATGCCCTTCGTTGAACCATAGAGCGGCATCCTGATAAACGACGCCGTATCCCTGCCAGCCAGACCAGTTGTATTTCCCCAGCGCCGCCACGGAGAGGCGTACCCACGGTTTCACGGCCTGAATGGAGTCGTGCAGTACCCGGACAAATTCGGTCACCGTCCACCGCCACCAATCCTCCCAGGAGGGGAATTGGCCTCCGTCAACACTGTCCGGAGGATCCTCACTGTACGGATGTGCCGCGTCGTACAGGTATCGTCCGCCCGGATTCTCCTGCAGTTCCCGTATCTGTTCTTCCGTAATCATTCCATCAGAGTACCGGTTTTCTTCCACCAACCGCGCAAACCCGCGGGATCGCTGAGAACTCGTGAATTCATTCCAGCGGACGTAGTCCAGATGAAGGCCATCGATATCGTAATTGTCAACGATTTCCATGGCGACGGAGAGGAGATATTCCCTCACTGCTTCAAGTCCGGGTGAGAGAGCAAGATTGGACGTCATAGGATTGCCGTCGCGATCTCTGCAGATCCACTCCTCGTGCTCCTGGCTGGGACTCCCAGGGTAACTGCTCCTGGCCTCGAACACATTCATCCATGCGTGAAGTTCAAGACCTCGTTTATGTGCCTCCTCCACCGCATAGGCGAGAGGGTCATAGCCGGGGTCCTGGTGACCCGCGTAAGAGCCCCACGGTTCGTAGGAGGACGGATAATAGGCGGTCCCGCTCTGGCGGGCCTGCCACAACACGGCGTTCATGTTGCCTTTTCTGTGATTATCCATGATGGACCGGGCGAGAGCCTGATTCTCTTCAACACTACTGCCCGAATTGATTAAATCCCACGTGACCACCCAGGTAGCCCGGAATTCCTCGTTGGCAGTTGCCGAGAAAACGCAGCCTAACGAAAGGAATACCGAAACATAGATAACCCGATTCATCCGCGAATTCAGTGTTGACTTTCGATGAGCATCACCCTGCCGTCCATATCCGTCACCACCACCCGCTGTGCGTCCACGGGAGCCACCGTGTTCACCACCGTGACGCCCATTCGGTGTTTCCACCTGAGGTCTCCGGTTTGGGCGCCTGCGGCAATCACAAGACCATTCTTGGTTCCAAAAAAGACGACGCCGTCTTTTTCCACCGGCATGGAAGGGTCGATGTCGTAGCCATAACCACAGGAGGTTGACCAGATAATCTCCGGTTCCTGAGCTGAGGCGGAAAAGGCGAACAGGGTATCCCACATGGACCGGGCGTAGACCGTGGCGCCGTCTTCGGAAATGCCGATGGTTTCCCTCACGTTATACCCATCGGCTCGCCACACGGTTTTTCCCGTTTCAACGTCGATGGCCGTCATGAACCTGTCCGGGGCAACAATGAAAACCTTCTTTTCAGATCCTACAGGCCAGCAGGCGGCGGGAGAATAGAGCGTGGAAGGATTCCCGTTCCACCACTTCCAGGCAAGGGAGCCGTCGCGAGAATCCAGTGCGTAAAGATAGGAGTCCCAGGCGCCAAAGACGACCCTGTCCTCATAGACGAGCGGCCTGGTTTCAACGAAGCCACCCACCTCGGAAAACTCCCACACCCGGGTCCCCAATTCCAGATCGATTGCCCTGAAAGTACCGTCACTTCCACCCACGTATACCGTGCCGCCACGGACCGCCGGCGCTGCCACCACCGGAGCCCCGGTTGCATATTGCCATAAGCGATTTCCATTCTCCATATCGAGACAGTAGATACTGCTGTCCGCTGAGCCAAATACCACCTTTCCACCTGCTATTTGGGGAGTCGAATAGACGGATGACCCCGTCTGAATCCTCCATCTCTCCGTCCCATCCTTCACCGAGAGATCGTGCACGGTTCCGTTGCTGTTCCCTACTACCACATGATCCCGCCAGACCGCAGGTGCGGAGGCAATGGTATGGTCCGTGTCAAATTTCCACTTCACCTGCGCCTGTGGATAGGCTGCATTTATGGAAAAGTCCGGTCGCTCGTATTCCGTGGTATCAGAGAGATAGTCTCTCTCTTCAAGTGACAGCCGGTGCCAGGACGGTTTGGTCCCTTTCCCGGTGGTTCGTTCGTAGAAAATAAGACTGTCTCCGAGGATATCCACAATCGTGTATCCTCCCACCGGATCTTTGCCCCTCAGAGCGGATCGGCCGATTACACCAGGTATTCCTTCAAAATCGAGGACCCTGTTGCGATGGCCATGGCCCACCAATATGGTTTTTATGTTGAACGGTTTGATTCTATCGAGCAGTTCATACCAGTTGTCTATGGAGGAGTCGACAGGATAGTGCGTGACAAATATGAGTGGCTCTTCTTTCTCGGGAAGGTTCACCAGAACCGAATCGAGCCACCTCAGATCCTCCGGTGAAAAATGTCCATCCCCCATGCGCATCAGGGGACCCTCGTGCAATCCGATGAAACGGAAACCCCCGAACTCAAAGACAAACCTGTCGCTTCCCCACAGCTTGGGAAACTTTGTCGCTCCCGACCCAGACCATTTGGTGTCGTGGTTGCCGGGAACAATGTAGTACGGCTTGCGGAGACTATCGAGAATCGCTTTGGCAAGTTCCAGACTGGAGTCGTCTCCCGTCTCTGTGATATCTCCCGAAATGAGAGTGAAGTCAATGTCGTTCATCCGGTTGATATCGTGCATGGCGAGACTCAAATCTTCGGCACCGGTACTGCTGCCCACATGAGTATCGCTCAGCCAGGCAAAGCGTGCGACAGTTTCCCGGTCCTCAGCAAATGTGACTGAGATAGAAAGGTAACTGAGAATCAGGAAGCAATAACGGAAAAACAATGTCACCTCAACAGCACCGCCCTTCTGGTCTGAACGAATTGGCGTGTGTGATCATTGGTAGTCTTACCCGTGAAGGATCTGGCAAACATGCGGATAAAGTAGGTTCCACTACTCACAGCCGAATTTACAAACCGTTCGCACTATTGTTCACTTAACCTATCTAATCTTGATGAAGAACCGTGCAATTGTTGTCACAACAAGACAGCGGACCCGGTAGTGGAGCCCGTCAGGCAGTCGGTTCTCAGAACTGCACCAAGGGAGGAACGACCAATTGTCGATTAAGATCACTCCCCCAAAAAACCAACATAGGAATACCTGTGAGTTCAATACTCTGCAGGTGAGAGGCATTGATTTTGACCTGAGCCTTATCGCGCAACTCCCTGATCCGTTCAGCAATCTGCTCTTTGTCGCTTTCGACAGTCTTGTTCTGATGGAGAGCAGATATGCCCATCATGTACAAGAAATATCGGCGCCACATCTGAGTGTCAGCACGGACCCGTAGAGTGGACTCCAAGCCCAACTCTTTTGCTCTTTCAGCTAAATAATGGTCACGAACCGTACTTTTCAAGAATCCTGTCAAGCTTTTGCTCAGCGCTTCACCATTCTCGGTGTTAATGGGGTAATCATACTTTCTGAGCAAGAGCAACACATCTTTTCCATCCCATACAAAATCAGGAGCTTGAATAACCGGCAGGGAGAGATCAAACGCCTCAGATAACTTGATCTCGTCGCGAAGGATCATGGGCGGTTGGAGCGAATCCTCAGAACGAAAATCGAGCTCTGCTCTGAGAGACTTTATGACCTCAAGAAACCCCACTGCCTTTTGCCTGATTGTCAGGGGTGC contains these protein-coding regions:
- a CDS encoding PQQ-binding-like beta-propeller repeat protein, with protein sequence MTLFFRYCFLILSYLSISVTFAEDRETVARFAWLSDTHVGSSTGAEDLSLAMHDINRMNDIDFTLISGDITETGDDSSLELAKAILDSLRKPYYIVPGNHDTKWSGSGATKFPKLWGSDRFVFEFGGFRFIGLHEGPLMRMGDGHFSPEDLRWLDSVLVNLPEKEEPLIFVTHYPVDSSIDNWYELLDRIKPFNIKTILVGHGHRNRVLDFEGIPGVIGRSALRGKDPVGGYTIVDILGDSLIFYERTTGKGTKPSWHRLSLEERDYLSDTTEYERPDFSINAAYPQAQVKWKFDTDHTIASAPAVWRDHVVVGNSNGTVHDLSVKDGTERWRIQTGSSVYSTPQIAGGKVVFGSADSSIYCLDMENGNRLWQYATGAPVVAAPAVRGGTVYVGGSDGTFRAIDLELGTRVWEFSEVGGFVETRPLVYEDRVVFGAWDSYLYALDSRDGSLAWKWWNGNPSTLYSPAACWPVGSEKKVFIVAPDRFMTAIDVETGKTVWRADGYNVRETIGISEDGATVYARSMWDTLFAFSASAQEPEIIWSTSCGYGYDIDPSMPVEKDGVVFFGTKNGLVIAAGAQTGDLRWKHRMGVTVVNTVAPVDAQRVVVTDMDGRVMLIESQH